One window of the Zea mays cultivar B73 chromosome 3, Zm-B73-REFERENCE-NAM-5.0, whole genome shotgun sequence genome contains the following:
- the LOC100282070 gene encoding bolA-like protein, translating to MGVTKEDVEAAITSALSPSNLVVTDTSGGCGASYEIEVVSEKFEGKRLLERHRMVNTALASHMAEIHAVSIKKALTPAQAQPQAQPEPAADKPQA from the exons ATGGGCGTGACCAAGGAGGACGTCGAGGCGGCCATCACCTCCGCTCTCAGCCCTTCCAATCTC GTGGTGACGGACACGTCCGGAGG GTGTGGCGCGAGCTACGAGATCGAGGTGGTGTCGGAGAAGTTCGAGGGGAAGCGGCTGCTGGAGAGGCACCGGATGGTGAACACCGCGCTGGCGTCTCACATGGCGGAGATCCACGCCGTCTCCATCAAGAAGGCGCTCACCCCGGCTCAGGCCCAGCCCCAGGCCCAGCCGGAGCCGGCCGCCGATAAGCCCCAGGCTTAA